Genomic window (Pseudomonas sp. MM211):
CGGCATCGCCGCCGCGCAGCAGGTTCCTTACGGCACCTCCACGCCGTTGGTGACGGCTGCGGCACCGAGCGCGCCACTGGTCGCCCAGCGTGCACAGCCACCCGCCAAGACCCTGCGCCTGGATATGTGGGAAAGCCTCGGCTCGTTGCGGGGCGCCGAGCTGGTTCCGGTGGAGCAGGCCAATGCCCGCTGACCAGCCGCTTGCAACGGAGCGTTTCTGGCCCGGCGTGCTGGCGATCCTGATCGCCACGGCAGCCAACCTCGCCCATGCCGATGAGGCGAGCAACGAGCTGCGTGTGCAGCTCAGCCCGATCCGCCAGACGGTGCTGTCCAGCGAGCTCAGCGGCAAGCTCACCGAGTTGGCCGTCAAGGAAGGCGATCGCTTCAAGGAAGGTCAGCGCCTGGCCGCCTTCGATTGTTCGGTGCAGCGCGCCCAGCTCAACCGCAGTGAAGCGGTGCAGCGCGGAGCGCAGAAGAAGCTCGACGTTGCCAAGCGCCTCGATGCCCTGGAATCCATCAGCCAGGCCGAGGTCGCCCAGGCCCAGGCCGACATGGCCGTGGCCCAGGCGGAAAGCGGCGTGGGCCGCGCCATGCTGAAACGCTGCAACCTGGATGCGCCCTTTGCCGGGCGCGTCTCGCAGCGCATGGCGCAGCGCTTCCAGCACGTCGCCGAAGGCACCGAGTTACTGGCGATCTATGACGACAGTGCCTACCAACTGGAGCTGATCGCCCCCTCGGCCTGGATGTCCTGGCTCAAGCCCGGCGTCGAGTTCGAAGTGCAGCTGGACGAAACCGGCCAGCGCTATCCCGCTCAGATCGAACGCCTCGGCGCGGCCATCGACCCACTCAGCCAATCGCTCAAGGTGTTCGCGCGCATCACCGGCGACAGCGCTGGGCTGCTTCCGGGAATGAGCGGTGTCGCGCTGCTGCAACCGCCGGCAGACGGTTCATGAACGCCAGTGTCACCACCCTGCCCGACAAACGCGCCGAGCGTATGGCGCTGTTGCTGCAAATCGAGCGTCGCGCCCGCGCCCAGAGCGACGTAGCCGGCCTAGGCTTCCTGATGGTCAACGATACGCGCCAGTTACTCGACTACCAGGAGGCCTTTCTGTGGGATGCCGACAAAGCGCGTATCAGTGCCTGCTCCGGGCTCGCCCAGGTAGAGGCCAATGCCCCCCTGATGCTGTTTCTCGGCCGCCTTTGTGCGGGCTGGGATAGCCAGCCCTGGGCAGCCGAGTTGCGTGACCTAAGCGCCACCGATGCCCCCGCCGCTCTGCAGGCCGAATGGTCGGAGTACCTGGCGCCCAGCCTGTTGCGCCTGCCCCTGAAAGACCGCGACGGCCAGTTGCTCGGCAGCCTGCTGCTGAGCCGCGAACCCGCGCTGGCACGTCCGGAACGGGCGCTGCTGGAACTGCTGCAGGACGCCTGCGGGCATGCCTGGGCCAGCCTCATGCGCGGCAAGAAACGCACGCTGCTCAGCCAACTGCGCAAGCGACCACGGCGGATCGCGCTGGTCGCTTGCGCGCTGGCGCTGGTGATCGCCCTGCTACCAGTGCATCAGACGGTACTGGCACCCGCCGAAATCATGCCGCGCAACCCGGCGGTGCTGCGTGCGCCGCTGCAAGCGGTGGTCGAGCGCATTCTGGTGCAACCCAATCAGGTGGTGAAAAGCGGAGAAGCGCTGGTGCAGCTGGACAAGCGCGAGCTGGAAAGCCGCCTGGAATCGTCCCGGCAAACCTTCGCGGCTGCCGACGCCCAGTTGCGCCAGACTCGCCAGCAGGCACTGTTCGACGAACGTGCCAAGGCCGCCCTGGCCGAACTGATCACCCGTCGCGACCAGGCCCGCGCCGAACTGGCCTTCATTGAAGAGAACCTGCAGCGCAGC
Coding sequences:
- a CDS encoding efflux RND transporter periplasmic adaptor subunit codes for the protein MPADQPLATERFWPGVLAILIATAANLAHADEASNELRVQLSPIRQTVLSSELSGKLTELAVKEGDRFKEGQRLAAFDCSVQRAQLNRSEAVQRGAQKKLDVAKRLDALESISQAEVAQAQADMAVAQAESGVGRAMLKRCNLDAPFAGRVSQRMAQRFQHVAEGTELLAIYDDSAYQLELIAPSAWMSWLKPGVEFEVQLDETGQRYPAQIERLGAAIDPLSQSLKVFARITGDSAGLLPGMSGVALLQPPADGS
- a CDS encoding efflux RND transporter periplasmic adaptor subunit: MNASVTTLPDKRAERMALLLQIERRARAQSDVAGLGFLMVNDTRQLLDYQEAFLWDADKARISACSGLAQVEANAPLMLFLGRLCAGWDSQPWAAELRDLSATDAPAALQAEWSEYLAPSLLRLPLKDRDGQLLGSLLLSREPALARPERALLELLQDACGHAWASLMRGKKRTLLSQLRKRPRRIALVACALALVIALLPVHQTVLAPAEIMPRNPAVLRAPLQAVVERILVQPNQVVKSGEALVQLDKRELESRLESSRQTFAAADAQLRQTRQQALFDERAKAALAELITRRDQARAELAFIEENLQRSLILAPRDGVAIFDDPSDWIGRPVTLGERIMQVADPHDARLEIQLPVADAIALEPGAEVLLFLNSQPGSPLPASLERYGYRASPSADGGMAYRLQAGFSEADPRLRVGLKGTAKLYGERTLLIHYLLRRPLAALRVHLGW